In Edaphobacter aggregans, the sequence CGCAGGTGAAGACTGCGGTGCTGTTTGCCGGTCTTCAGGCCGAGGGGACTACCAGCCTGTCGGAGGCGGTGCGGACGCGCGACCACTCTGAACATGCTCTGCGGGCGTTTGGAGCTACGCTTACTCGGACGGGCGAAAGGCTCAGCATCGCTGGAGGCCAGAAGCTGAAGGCTATTGAGGCTACTGTTCCCGGTGATCTCTCCTCGGCTGCGTTCTTCCTGTGTGCTGCGTTGTTGTTTCCCGACTCGAATCTTGTTCTTGATTCGATTGGAATGAACCCTACCCGGGCAGCGTTGCTGGATGTGATTGTTGCGCTGGGGGGTAGGATCAAGGTGCTCCAGGTTGAGGAGCATCATGGCGAGATGATCGGCACGATTCAGGTCAATGTTGCGCCGGGCGGGCTGAAGGGTGCTGAGATCTCTGGGGCGCTTTCGGCTCAGATCATCGACGAGCTGCCGGTGTTGGCGGCGATTGCTCCATACACTCGTGACGGCATCACCATTCGCGATGCGAAGGAGCTGCGCGTGAAGGAGTCAGATCGTATCGCTTTGGTGGCGAAGAACCTAAAGGCCATGGGGGCGGAGTTCACCGAGTACGAAGATGGTCTTGCGATTCCCGGCAATCAGAAGCTGCATGGTGCGGTGATCGACTCAGGCTTCGACCATCGTATTGCGATGGCTTTTTCGGTTGCGGCTCTAAGGGCTAGCAGTGAAAACGAGATTCAGGGCGCTGAGGCGGCTGCGATCTCGTTTCCAGAGTTCTTCACCTACCTCGATTCATTGTGCCAGTGCTGAGACCGGACTTACGGGTACCCCCCTGGGGGTACTTGTAAGTCCTAAAGTCTTCTTTCTACTTCGCTTAGCTTTGGACTTCGTCTGTCATTGTTGCTCATTAACCTTCCCAAAGACCGAGGCTAAAGCCTTTGTAACCGGCTGATTTTCGCAGGGCTAAAGTCCTGCGCTTCCACCGAAAGGCAAAAAGCAGGACTTGCCATAGCCTTAGCCTTGCACTCCTACCGAAAGACAAAGACAAGGATTTTCTGCGGCTTGGGACATCACCTTCAACCAGCGATCAGGGTAGAGGTTCGTTAGCGACGGAAATCTATGCCCTCGGCACCGCAAGTCCTAAAGTATTCTTTCTACATTACTTAGCTTTGGACTTCCTTTGTCGGGCATCCAGGCCACTAGCGAATTTCCGTCCTATTTCTGTTGTAGGAAATAGAAGGTAATTGTTCAGCATGCGAATCTTCAGTGTTGGTGCGGGTTTTGTAGTTTTGGGGCTTGACAGCGCGAAAATGGGCTGTTTTTGGGCGAAAGAATCTTGAAGGCTTGTCGGTCAATGGCAGGAACAGCCGATCCCCTTCGGGGATGACAACAAGAAAAGCAACGGCAAGAGCAACAACAGGGTGGTCCGTTATTGGGCGAGCAGGCTTGTGAGCGCCGCTTTGACGTCGTCGATGGTGACCTCGTCGATGATGTAGTCCGGGGTTGCTGTAGGCATGTCCGCATTTTTCAGGATGCGGAAGCGGGTGTCGCCGACGGGGAGCCACTCGATTGGCGGGGACCAGGCGGGGGCAATGATGACCATGGGGAGGCCAACGGCTCGGCCGATGTGCATTGGACCGGTGTCGAGGGTAAGGCCGACGCGGCAGAGACTGAGTAGCGCGGCTAGCTGAGGGAGTTTTGTTTTTCCGGCGACGCTGATTGTGGGGAATGGCAGCGGGTTGCGGAGTTCGTCGATGGCTGGAGACTCGGCTGCGGTGCCGATGAAGAGAATGTGAGCTCCGTAGTGCTCGGCGAGGAAGGTCGCGGCTGCACGGAAGCGCTCGCTGCGCCAGCTTTTGCGCTGGGTCACGCTGGTCTGGGTGATGAAGGCGGCGACGGGTTGGCCGGGTTGGACTCCGGCGTCGGCCAAGGTTTGCTGGGCACCAGCGAGGTCTTCGGCAGTAAAGAAGACCTGGGGCTCGAAGTGCTGCGAAGGGTGGCCGAGGGATTCGATGATACGGAGGTTGTTGGCTATCTGGCTTAGGGTGGGATCGAAGGATAGCGGGACTCGGTAGAGCTGAGGAGCTAGAGTAAAGCCTACGCGGAGGGGGGAACCGCTGAGGAGTGCCTGGGCGGTGACCCGGGTTCGCTCGTTGCCCGTTGAGGTGATGACGGCGTAGGGTATTGCTTTGAAGGGATTTTGCTGGCGAAGGGATTGGACGGCACTTTTTAAGTCGTCGAGGGGGCTTGGTGTCGCGAAGAGATGATCTACGCCGGGGTTGTTACGGAAGACCTCTGTTGCGAAGCCACTGGAGGCTACGACTATGCGGGAATCCGGCACGGCGTGGCGCAGAGCTGGGATGAGGGGTGTGGCGTGAATGGCTGTGCCGAGGGCCCGGGGATATTGGAGGAGGAGAAAGTGCTTGATTTGGTGGAGAGGCGTTGCTGCGATGCCGTTCGATACGAGCCGTTCCGCTGCTGCGACGCTGGAGAAGATGCTGCCCTTCACGGTCTGAACAAGAGCCAAGCGCGAATCCTTATAAAAGGTGAAGTGAATCAGGTGGTACAGCTACATCTTATAGCGGCCCATCTCGTCGTCGTTGAGATTTTCTAGCCAGCGGCGCATCTCGTCGGCGGTGACGGCCTGGGCTCCACTAGCGGCTTGCTTGGAGTTTTCGAGGACTTCGCGGTTGACGTAGATGGGGCAG encodes:
- the aroA gene encoding 3-phosphoshikimate 1-carboxyvinyltransferase → MSSIATTQIIRPARTLQGSLTVPGDKSISHRYAMLAGIAEGTSKLSNFSTGADPHSSLGCMEALGATVVRGADKTVEVTGTAGSFIQPAGALDCGNSGSTMRMLAGLIAPHPHTFTMIGDHSLTMRPMERIRKPLMQMGAKIDLVDGHAPITIHGGPLTAIDFDTPIPSAQVKTAVLFAGLQAEGTTSLSEAVRTRDHSEHALRAFGATLTRTGERLSIAGGQKLKAIEATVPGDLSSAAFFLCAALLFPDSNLVLDSIGMNPTRAALLDVIVALGGRIKVLQVEEHHGEMIGTIQVNVAPGGLKGAEISGALSAQIIDELPVLAAIAPYTRDGITIRDAKELRVKESDRIALVAKNLKAMGAEFTEYEDGLAIPGNQKLHGAVIDSGFDHRIAMAFSVAALRASSENEIQGAEAAAISFPEFFTYLDSLCQC
- a CDS encoding glycosyltransferase family 9 protein encodes the protein MALVQTVKGSIFSSVAAAERLVSNGIAATPLHQIKHFLLLQYPRALGTAIHATPLIPALRHAVPDSRIVVASSGFATEVFRNNPGVDHLFATPSPLDDLKSAVQSLRQQNPFKAIPYAVITSTGNERTRVTAQALLSGSPLRVGFTLAPQLYRVPLSFDPTLSQIANNLRIIESLGHPSQHFEPQVFFTAEDLAGAQQTLADAGVQPGQPVAAFITQTSVTQRKSWRSERFRAAATFLAEHYGAHILFIGTAAESPAIDELRNPLPFPTISVAGKTKLPQLAALLSLCRVGLTLDTGPMHIGRAVGLPMVIIAPAWSPPIEWLPVGDTRFRILKNADMPTATPDYIIDEVTIDDVKAALTSLLAQ